One Cuculus canorus isolate bCucCan1 chromosome 2, bCucCan1.pri, whole genome shotgun sequence genomic region harbors:
- the LOC128851308 gene encoding UPF0500 protein C1orf216 homolog, producing MAETVGTVSRTKEEIQNNSDDEDPFLNRDVVAASPGCSAGCYLASLNEDKGSSAAPARLSILSSRAIAQAKALAGPEMVSDGQAQKTASGLAKHHPITEHALLVGSWCPTAAGNLQTADTASPCSKRPCCNGNLSLEVPMVPGGADEPLQSVTALPRTDAMGCHTQEAGSGAKDDMGPCSLDWVIWTKTTKVLESLENKKKEEKEKYRLQLAMYRRLLLLRSIRSLHKQLEQQQARLQECYGTVINTKKEVLKHIRSISPSPSL from the coding sequence ATGGCTGAGACAGTAGGCACAGTGTCAAGAACTAAAGAAGAGATCCAAAATAACAGTGATGATGAAGACCCATTTCTGAATCGTGATGTTGTTGCAGCATCCCCTGGTTGCTCTGCCGGCTGCTATCTAGCCAGCCTTAATGAAGACAAGGGAagctcagcagcaccagcaaGACTGTCCATCCTCTCCAGTAGGGCTATAGCCCAGGCAAAAGCCCTTGCTGGCCCAGAGATGGTTAGTGACGGCCAGGCACAGAAAACAGCCTCTGGGTTGGCTAAGCATCATCCAATAACTGAACATGCATTGTTAGTTGGATCATGGtgccccacagcagctggtAACCTCCAGACTGCAGACACTGCCTCTCCATGCTCTAAAAGGCCCTGTTGCAATGGCAACCTGAGTTTGGAGGTGCCAATGGTGCCTGGTGGAGCTGATGAACCCCTACAGTCTGTCACTGCCCTGCCCAGGACTGATGCCATGGGCTGTCACACGCAGGAAGCAGGGAGTGGTGCCAAGGATGATATGGGTCCTTGTAGTCTGGACTGGGTGATTTGGACGAAGACCACAAAAGTATTGGAGAgcttagaaaataagaaaaaggaggaaaaggagaagtaCCGTCTCCAGCTAGCTATGTACCGACGGCTTCTTCTATTGCGCTCAATCAGGAGCTTGCAtaagcagctggagcagcaacaGGCCAGATTGCAGGAATGCTATGGCACAGTAATAAATACCAAGAAGGAAGTGTTGAAACACATTCGCTCAATCTCACCCTCACCTTCGTTGTAA